GTAGACTGACTGGTGTAGGGAGCCTTGGAACTGAATATCTCACAGTGTGAGGTGCAAGACTGGAGAGAAAGAGCCCCTCCTCTTCTTTTAGCATCAAGAAACTCCACTGAATCGTATGAATGGCAAGCGAAGGAGAGTGTGGCCGAATTACACACTAATCAGTAATGCTGTTGGTATATAAAGATGGGTAAACTTCCTATCATCCAAACAGACAAAAATCAGTTCAactttaagtaaatataatTTATCCAGAGGCCCAGTTAaacaatgtaggctacataggtttacattttataataatgagGCACACTATCAATCGGTTTGTCAACCCCAAAAGGTAACCAGACATTACATTGGGTTTAACCTCAACAACTGTACCGTTGTCTTGCTCAGACTGTTCTTTCACAGGCGCTTGTTACATTCCTCCATGGTTTGCTGAATACCAACATTTGTGAGGACATACGTACCTCAGTAAAACAACACAGTATTTCATGATTTACTTGGTGTTTTAATTAATAACAGTAAATCAGTTTGTAGTCTCCTTTATAAGGCAAGGCAGTGGACCCGCAAGGAGATGCTCATATGGACCTATTGTGGAGAAACAGCTAAAGATCAATGCATGAAAATGACTATTCATACATCCCAGTAGAAAACAAACCTCTCTTGAGCAGGACTAGAATTAGTAACTTCCAAATATCCAAAATATTAAGCAGAGGATCAAAACTCTTAACTAATTTTTTTGCTAATACTTATTGTAGTGCTAAAGACATTCCCTTTATTCCAATTCCTTCATATTTGTGGAATCAGCACAGTACACGTCTGGCATTACTTCAACAAATTAAGTCTTTTCCTCCATCGTGTGTTAGGAGTCATGCATGTCCGTACCAGCTTCTGTAAAGTCTGTGTTCATAAAGGTACTGAGACGGCGGTCAGTGTCTTTGTCTCCAACTTCAGAATCAGACTCTCTTCTTTGATGCAGGCTACATTGTTAATAAAAtcccaaagagaaaaaaaacatacatcaaAGTAAATCCACTTCCCTTTGAAACAGACAACAGCCCTTCATATAAAATAACAAGGGTTTGAACTTTAACATTAGAATAAAACCACAACAGTGGGATTAGTGTTCATTTCTAATATATGCTTTTGTTTCAGTTTCATCATGATGTGTTCCACATTatattgtatgtgacaaaaacatatctcaaaTGATGTAAGATACATCAAAACTTAATGTAGGAAGGCTGAGCTGCCACTAGATGCAACAATTTTCACAAATTTTGTGTATTTAGTTTATTCTAGGAGACTAATGAACATCGCTGCTAAGTGTATAATAATGACACTGATTAGTGAAAGAGGAGGCATTATTACAGATCGAAACAAGATGATGAAAGTGTTGACTGGCTTAGTGTAAGACTGTAATTCATATAGAACACGTTTACTTATTGCTTACAATCatttaaattgtttattttatttacagcagTGATATCACAGTATTATTAAATTCACAAAAAAGTCCAAAGCTTCAACATAACAACACTCATATCATTTAATACCCCTTGGAAAATGTCATTCATTAGAATCTAAAGGCACGATTAAGCATTGCTAATGACGGCCATTCTGGGACGCTTGATGCAGCATATGCTTGCTAACAAGTACTAGTTGTCCAAGTGGCTCTTGAAGAACTCCTGGACTTTTTCCCACAGGTCCAGCTGAGCCTCAGAATGGGCTTTTGGCTCCCCACCAAACACCACATCACTCCCTACTGCTCCATGAAACCCAGACGAACAATAAGGCATGTGAGGGACTTCCAAAAAGTGCCCAGCTTTAGGGTATGTTACAaccttaaaagactctttgcCATGATTTCTTAGCGTTGCAGCAGCCTgcttggcaaaaaaaacactgttccaGTTGTGGTCATCTTCAGAAACAGCAAACAGGAACTGGCAGCTGGCACGTTCAATCGGAATCAATGATGCCCTGTTCTTTTCCAAGGAGGGGTCAGGTAAGGCATCTCGAATATCTACAAGCCCGGACtctgtgattttaatattcttcATGACAGGGGGAAGTGGAGGTATAACAATGTCTTTGTAGTGTAAAGGAATCACAGTATTTGCATTGCAGCTATTAATACAGACAGTCGCTGAGATCCCAGAGAGAAAAGATGACATCGACAAAGCCAAACCGCCACTGTGAGAGATTGCTATGATGCCAATCCCTGGACCTTTAACCTGCACAGAGAGGTATTGTGTTAATAATCATGTTTAGAATATTGTATCCTTGCTAAAATGCCCGATTTTATAAGATCAATAAATAACAACCATGCCTCAGATCTATCCGAAACCAGagcttaaacaaacaaaagttgcAACTAACAATGATTTCCATTACCTTGTTttcatcaacaacaaaaaaaaaaggaatggcTAAAAATACTGAAAATCTCAAAAATCCCTAAAGCCAGAGATAATATTGTCAAACGTCTTGCTTTGCCtaacaaacagaacaaaacctAAATATATTCATCTTATTATTACATTAGATGAACAAATTATGGGAATCTGGGACTAGAGAATTAGTTATAAAAATAGTTCAGATCAGTTTCCtagaattatcttaattatGCATCATTTGCAAAGGACCTTGAAAAAGTCTGTCACAGCCATAGATTTGTGCCATCAGAAACCAGTAGAGGGCAACATTGACACAGTAAATATTGGCCTATATATCTAATACATTCTCACTGTGTGTAATTAATTCATtggacacatttttcacaataagAACAACAATCAAACATCAGATAAAATGGAGATTATTATACATGTGATTATCTATACTGTTTTGATCTTTAATATTAACCTCTGGCTGTCTCCTTAGATAAGATACAGCCTCTTCGAAGTACTCCAAATCCAACTTTTTAGGTCTTTTTGGTAAATCCTGGTAGTCTGTATAGGCCAGTGCCAGAACAACAAAACCTTTATTTGCcaagaggctggctctgggctCAGTAAGACGTCCACCAAATGTGTACAAATCCACAA
The Sander vitreus isolate 19-12246 chromosome 18, sanVit1, whole genome shotgun sequence genome window above contains:
- the LOC144533280 gene encoding acyl-coenzyme A thioesterase 1-like isoform X5, with amino-acid sequence MAYSQIRLKILPSVRCLFDKMVQIKVEGLTPHKQVQLRSKLVDDRGVIFKASALYKADETGQVDVYRAPSLGGSYTEVEPMGLFWALAPETPHSKLLKKNVLSPTLVDIEVLSGETGEVLASETNERQYMTEGMKRIPVQEGRIRGVLFVPPGKGPFPGVVDLYTFGGRLTEPRASLLANKGFVVLALAYTDYQDLPKRPKKLDLEYFEEAVSYLRRQPEVKGPGIGIIAISHSGGLALSMSSFLSGISATVCINSCNANTVIPLHYKDIVIPPLPPVMKNIKITESGLVDIRDALPDPSLEKNRASLIPIERASCQFLFAVSEDDHNWNSVFFAKQAAATLRNHGKESFKVVTYPKAGHFLEVPHMPYCSSGFHGAVGSDVVFGGEPKAHSEAQLDLWEKVQEFFKSHLDN